Below is a genomic region from Rhodohalobacter sp. 614A.
AATCATTGAGCTGAAAACTGTTAAGAATTCGACACGCATTGCGGATGGCAATAATTTCGGCATGAGCTGTTGGGTCATGATCAGAAGTCACACGGTTGTTCCCTTCGGCAATGATTGATCCATTTTTTACGATCACACACCCAAACGGTCCGCCTTGGTTCTTCTTCATTCCCGCACGAGCTAATTCTAAGGCACGATTCATAAACTTCTTTTCCATAAATCATAAAACTTTGATTCGGGCAATAACCTATGAAAAATAAGATTTAAATCGGCAGGAAAAGAATCAAAACTTTGGGTATGCTTTCCTGAAAATTGAATACTACAAAACAGTTGTAAAAGCTGTATTTTTTGCCCTGCATTACAATTACTGAAATAAATTGATCAGATTTTATGTCTCTATTAGTTGTTGGATCTGTGGCTTACGACGGAATTGAAACTCCTTTCGGAAAAGTTGACAAGATTCTGGGCGGTTCCGCTACTTATATTTCTCTCACCTCATCTTATTTTCAAAAAAATGTGAATCTCGTTGGCGTTGTCGGGAAAGACTTCAAGCAGGAGGATATCGATCTCTTCAAAAGTAAAGAGATTGACTTACAGGGCCTACAGATGGATGAAAGTGGAAATACATTCTTTTGGAAAGGAAAGTACCACTATGATTTGAACAACCGGGATACCCTGGATACGCAACTGAATGTGTTTGAGCATTTTGATCCTGTGATTCCTGAATCGTACAGAGATGCCAAATTTATCGCGCTTGGAAATATTGAACCGAGTTTACAGCGTAAAGTTTTGGATCAGGTGGACAATCCCGATCTGGTTGTGATGGATACCATGAACTTCTGGATTGAGGGCACGCCCGAAGCGTTGAAGGAAACACTGAAAGCAGTGGATTTATTGGTGATCAATGATTCTGAAGCCAGGGAACTCGCCGATGAACCCAATCTCATTAAGGCGGCAGAAATGGTTCGTGAAATGGGGCCTGACTTTCTGATCATCAAAAAAGGAGAACACGGAGCGTTGTTATTTACGGAAGACGAAATTTTTTCAGCCCCGGCATATCCCGTTATCGATATTTTTGATCCAACCGGCGCCGGCGATTCTTTCATGGGCGGCCTTTTGGGATGGCTTTCTTATACGAATGATTTGTCGTCCCAGAACTTTAGAAGAGCCGTTATTTTCGGGTCTGTAATGGCCAGTTTTTGTGTGGAGGAATTTGGTCCTGAACGCATCAAAAATCTGACGGAAAAAGAGATTTATGATCGGTACAGGGAATTCCGTCGGTTGAGTGAAATTCCTGAAGTAAGCTCCTGATTGTATGTCGAAACCCACAGAACTGTTTCTCGCTTCCGGGAATCCACACAAAATTGAGGAACTTCAGCAGATTCTGAAGCCGCTTGGTATCCATTTAAAATCAACATTGGATTTTCCGGATGCTCCCGAGGTAGAAGAAGATCAACCCGATTTGCAAGGAAATGCATTAAAAAAGGCTCGGTTTTGGTTTGAGAAAACCGGCTTGCCATCCATCGCCGATGATACTGGTTTGGAAGTAGAAGCTTTGGGCGGTGCTCCCGGAGTCTATTCAGCAAGATATGCCGGAGAGAATGTAACCTACCAGCAAAATGTAGATAAGTTGTTGCGGGAGTTGGGAAACGAAGAAAATAGAAAGGCACAATTCCGAACAGTCATTGCCTATCTGACAGATGACGATGAATACGTTTTTGAAGGTGTATGCAAGGGACAGATCCTTACCGAACAACGAGGGGAGAAAGGATTTGGTTACGATCCTGTATTTCAGCCAACAGGTTATGACAAAACCTTTGCCGAGCTGGATTCTGAAGAAAAAAACAAAATTAGCCACCGGGGAAAAGCCCTGGAAAAATTTCTGCAATTTTTAAAA
It encodes:
- a CDS encoding PfkB family carbohydrate kinase codes for the protein MSLLVVGSVAYDGIETPFGKVDKILGGSATYISLTSSYFQKNVNLVGVVGKDFKQEDIDLFKSKEIDLQGLQMDESGNTFFWKGKYHYDLNNRDTLDTQLNVFEHFDPVIPESYRDAKFIALGNIEPSLQRKVLDQVDNPDLVVMDTMNFWIEGTPEALKETLKAVDLLVINDSEARELADEPNLIKAAEMVREMGPDFLIIKKGEHGALLFTEDEIFSAPAYPVIDIFDPTGAGDSFMGGLLGWLSYTNDLSSQNFRRAVIFGSVMASFCVEEFGPERIKNLTEKEIYDRYREFRRLSEIPEVSS
- the rdgB gene encoding RdgB/HAM1 family non-canonical purine NTP pyrophosphatase produces the protein MSKPTELFLASGNPHKIEELQQILKPLGIHLKSTLDFPDAPEVEEDQPDLQGNALKKARFWFEKTGLPSIADDTGLEVEALGGAPGVYSARYAGENVTYQQNVDKLLRELGNEENRKAQFRTVIAYLTDDDEYVFEGVCKGQILTEQRGEKGFGYDPVFQPTGYDKTFAELDSEEKNKISHRGKALEKFLQFLKTD